The Papaver somniferum cultivar HN1 unplaced genomic scaffold, ASM357369v1 unplaced-scaffold_107, whole genome shotgun sequence genome includes a region encoding these proteins:
- the LOC113328155 gene encoding putative ABC transporter C family member 15 isoform X1 has translation MLWMILNGYDALCKSKNSVLCKEILLEISCLITLLLVLNLRHSRSLKLPRVLRVWWILSFILSIVHTTLYTSYIHTNHRSLTIVYYVNFVSLISSTYLVGISINGATGISFITNSTTESLLNKLENHSDGKKEKESPYQRATLLQLITFSWLSPLFKVGYKKPLEQEDVPGIHIKDSAEFLSHSFNNILKQVKETKNTRSPSIYMAIFLFIRKKAAINAFFAVINAGASYVGPYLINDFVAFLTQKKHYSLKTGYIIVLAFISAKTVEVIADRQWVFGARQLGMNLKGVLITHIYKKGLHLSNQSRQSHTSGEIINLMSVDIQRITEFIWYMNIIGMLPIQISLATCILYLNLGLSSYAGLAATLMVMLCTIPLQRIQKRLQSRIMEAKDERMKATSEILRNMKTLKLQAWDMKYILKLENLRKIEYSWLWKSLHLSALWGFIFMTSPTFISAVTFGSCILLGIPLTAGKVLSALATFRMLQDSMFTLPDSLSVIAQAKVSVDRIEAYLQEDEIQDDAVIFVPKTSEVEIEIENGIFNWDVKSHSPTLSRIQLKVKRGMKVAICGTVGSGKSSLLSCILGEIPKISGEVKISGTKAYVPQSPWIFTGSVRDNILFGNPYDKVRYERTIRACALTKDLELFQAGDLTEIGERGINMSGGQKQRIQLARAAYQDADTYILDDPFSAVDAHTGSQLFEECLMGILKDKTIIYVTNQVEFLPAADLTLMMQEGKIIQAGRIEELLKQNIGFELLVGAHSKALKTILNVENSRRTLEKVHASVENDIHTTINEQPKGKEDNLSLETIEKRGRLTQKEERENGSIGKEVYWTYLTMLWGGALVPVIILAQISFDALQMGSNYWIAWASPVTTNSKPVVEMNIMFLVYLLIGLASAICILSRQLLVATAGIQTSQKLFRSMLHSVFRAPMSFFDSTPTGRILSRASTDQSVLDLELAKRIGSCAFSISRLLGTVALMSQVAWQVFAIFIPVMGICIWYQQYYTPTARELARLSGIQKAPILHHFAESLAGVATIRAYNQENRFMEMNLRLIDNQSRPWFHNEAAIEWLSFRLNILSNLVFAFSLVILVSLPEGILNPSIAGLAVTYGLHLNILQACVIWHLCNAQNKMISVERILQYSKLTSEAPLVIEECRPPSNWPEFGEICFKNLEVRYAEHLPSILKNINCKIPGRKKVGVVGRTGSGKSTLIQALFRTVEPRDGCILIDDINICNIGLHDLRSRLSIIPQDPTMFEGTVRANLDPLAQFSDKEIWEALHKCQLGDLVRNKEGKLDSTVADNGENWSVGQRQLFCLGRALLKKSSILVLDEATASIDSATDEIIQKVISQEFENRTVVSIAHRIHTIIDSDLVLVLSEGRIAEYDMPARLLEHEDSFFSKLIKEYSMRSKGSSTA, from the exons atgctttggatgatTTTAAACGGATACGACGCCCTCTGCAAATCGAAAAACTCAGTTCTCTGTAAAGAAATTCTGTTAGAGATATCATGCCTAATCACATTACTTCTGGTTTTGAATCTTCGTCACTCAAGGTCCTTGAAGCTACCAAGGGTTCTAAGAGTCTGGTGGATCTTAAGCTTCATATTATCTATTGTCCATACAACTCTTTATACAAGTTATATTCACACAAACCATAGATCCCTAACCATAGTGTATTACGTCAACTTCGTCAGCTTAATTTCCTCAACATACTTGGTAGGAATTTCAATTAACGGGGCAACTGGCATTAGCTTCATCACCAATAGCACCACAGAGTCACTACTGAACAAACTTGAAAATCATTCTGAtggaaagaaggaaaaggaatcacCTTATCAAAGAGCTACACTTCTCCAACTCATCACTTTCTCTTGGCTTAGTCCATTATTCAAAGTTGGGTACAAGAAACCACTCGAACAAGAAGATGTCCCAGGCATCCACATCAAGGACTCTGCTGAATTCCTCTCCCATTCATTTAACAACATTCTAAAACAAGTCAAGGAGACAAAAAACACCAGGAGTCCATCAATTTACATGGCTATCTTTCTGTTCATCaggaaaaaagcagcaattaacGCATTTTTCGCAGTAATCAATGCTGGAGCATCATATGTTGGTCCATACTTGATCAATGACTTTGTGGCCTTTTTAACTCAGAAGAAACACTACAGCTTAAAGACTGGTTATATTATTGTACTAGCATTCATAAGTGCCAAAACGGTTGAAGTGATTGCAGATAGGCAATGGGTTTTCGGGGCTCGCCAACTAGGCATGAATCTGAAAGGAGTCCTTATAACCCACATATATAAGAAGGGTCTTCATCTGTCAAATCAGTCCAGGCAAAGCCACACTAGCGGAGAGATTATTAATCTAATGAGTGTAGATATTCAGAGAATTACGGAATTCATCTGGTACATGAATATAATCGGGATGCTGCCGATCCAAATTTCACTAGCCACCTGTATCCTATATTTGAATTTGGGTCTTAGCTCATATGCAGGATTAGCCGCAACATTAATGGTGATGTTATGCACTATACCTCTTCAAAGAATCCAGAAACGGTTGCAGTCAAGGATCATGGAAGCGAAGGACGAAAGAATGAAGGCTACATCAGAAATTCTTCGAAACATGAAGACTCTCAAACTTCAAGCATGGGACATGAAATATATCCTAAAGCTTGAAAACTTGAGAAAAATCGAGTACAGCTGGTTATGGAAGTCATTACATTTATCAGCACTCTGGGGTTTTATCTTCATGACATCCCCCACATTTATCTCTGCAGTGACCTTTGGATCATGCATCTTACTGGGGATTCCACTAACAGCTGGGAAAGTCTTATCTGCATTGGCAACCTTCAGAATGTTACAAGATTCAATGTTCACTTTACCAGATTCGCTCTCTGTTATTGCACAAGCTAAAGTTTCAGTAGATAGGATTGAAGCTTACCTCCAAGAAGATGAAATACAAGATGATGCAGTCATTTTTGTTCCAAAAACATCAGAAGTGGAAATCGAGATTGAAAATGGGATTTTCAATTGGGATGTAAAATCACATTCCCCAACCCTCAGCCGAATACAACTAAAAGTTAAGAGAGGGATGAAAGTTGCAATTTGTGGGACTGTTGGGTCAGGGAAGTCTAGTTTACTCTCTTGCATACTTGGAGAGATACCAAAGATTTCGGGAGAAGTGAAAATTAGTGGGACAAAGGCATATGTTCCTCAGTCCCCGTGGATATTTACTGGAAGTGTAAGAGATAACATTCTCTTTGGGAATCCTTATGATAAAGTCAGATAcgagagaacaataagagcatgtgcACTGACGAAGGATTTAGAGCTCTTCCAAGCTGGAGACCTGACAGAGATAGGAGAAAGAGGGATTAATATGAGTGGAGGTCAGAAACAAAGGATACAACTTGCACGAGCTGCATACCAGGATGCTGACACATATATTCTCGATGACCCATTTAGCGCTGTAGATGCTCATACAGGAAGTCAACTTTTTGAG GAATGTCTGATGGGAATCCTTAAAGACAAGACTATAATTTATGTAACCAACCAGGTAGAGTTTCTTCCGGCGGCTGACCTAACTCTG ATGATGCAAGAAGGAAAAATCATACAAGCTGGACGGATCGAAGAACTTCTTAAACAGAATATAGGATTTGAACTGTTGGTTGGTGCACACAGCAAAGCCTTAAAAACAATCCTGAATGTCGAAAACTCAAGAAGAACGTTGGAAAAGGTGCACGCTTCAGTTGAAAATGACATTCATACCACAATAAATGAACAACCAAAGGGTAAAGAGGATAATCTCTCACTAGAGACAATAGAGAAAAGAGGGAGATTGActcaaaaagaagaaagagaaaatggAAGCATCGGTAAGGAGGTTTATTGGACGTACCTGACAATGCTGTGGGGTGGGGCTCTGGTTCCAGTAATTATCTTAGCTCAAATAAGTTTCGATGCGTTACAGATGGGGAGTAATTATTGGATAGCATGGGCTTCTCCAGTTACAACGAATTCCAAGCCAGTTGTCGAGATGAACATCATGTTCCTCGTTTACTTACTTATTGGACTAGCAAGTGCAATCTGTATATTGTCCCGTCAGTTGCTAGTGGCAACAGCCGGCATTCAGACATCACAAAAACTCTTCAGGAGCATGCTTCACAGTGTGTTCAGGGCACCAATGTCTTTCTTCGATTCCACCCCAACTGGAAGGATCCTAAGTCGG GCATCTACAGACCAAAGTGTGCTAGACTTGGAATTAGCAAAGAGGATAGGCTCTTGTGCTTTCTCGATAAGCCGGCTTCTGGGGACTGTTGCACTAATGTCACAGGTAGCATGGCAAGTATTTGCCATCTTCATACCAGTTATGGGAATATGCATATGGTACCAA CAATACTACACACCAACTGCAAGAGAACTGGCACGCTTATCTGGAATTCAAAAAGCTCCAATACTCCATCATTTTGCAGAATCACTTGCAGGAGTTGCAACAATCAGGGCATACAACCAAGAGAACCGCTTCATGGAAATGAACCTCAGACTCATAGATAACCAATCACGACCATGGTTCCACAACGAAGCAGCCATAGAATGGCTCTCCTTTAGACTGAACATATTGTCAAATCTGGTGTTTGCATTCTCATTAGTGATACTCGTAAGCCTCCCTGAAGGGATTCTCAACCCAA GTATTGCAGGGCTAGCTGTGACATATGGACTGCATCTGAATATACTTCAAGCATGTGTTATATGGCACTTATGCAATGCACAGAATAAAATGATCTCAGTAGAAAGAATTTTACAGTATTCGAAACTTACTAGTGAAGCCCCTTTGGTGATTGAAGAATGTAGACCTCCAAGCAACTGGCCTGAGTTTGGAGAAATTTGCTTCAAAAACCTGGAG GTTCGTTATGCTGAACATCTTCCGTCTATCCTCAAAAACATAAACTGCAAGATTCCGGGAAGAAAGAAAGTTGGTGTTGTAGGAAGGACAGGAAGCGGCAAATCCACTCTCATACAGGCTCTCTTTAGGACAGTAGAACCTAGAGATGGATGCATTTTAATTGATGACATTAATATTTGCAACATTGGTCTACATGACTTGAGATCCAGACTCAGCATCATACCTCAAGACCCAACAATGTTTGAGGGAACAGTCAGAGCAAACCTCGATCCACTAGCACAATTCTCCGACAAAGAAATATGGGAG GCTCTGCATAAATGTCAATTAGGTGATCTTGTACGCAATAAGGAAGGGAAGTTGGATTCAACAG TGGCGGACAATGGAGAGAATTGGAGCGTAGGTCAGAGGCAGTTATTCTGTCTTGGGAGGGCATTATTGAAGAAAAGCAGCATTCTTGTTCTAGATGAAGCAACCGCATCTATTGATTCAGCTACAGATGAAATTATACAGAAGGTCATCAGCCAGGAGTTTGAAAATCGTACAGTTGTCAGTATAGCTCACAGAATCCATACAATCATAGACAGTGATCTTGTTCTCGTCCTTAGTGAAG GAAGGATAGCCGAATACGACATGCCAGCTAGACTACTGGAACACGAGGATTCATTCTTCTCAAAGCTTATAAAGGAGTACTCAATGAGATCAAAAGGTTCATCAACAGCTTAG